In a single window of the Drosophila albomicans strain 15112-1751.03 chromosome 3, ASM965048v2, whole genome shotgun sequence genome:
- the LOC117572663 gene encoding vacuolar protein sorting-associated protein 28 homolog, producing the protein MQEQSPELYEEVKLFRNAREREKYDNMADLYAIINTIQQLEKAYIRDCITPQEYTAACSKHLVQYKIAFKQVQCDEFPTVDTFVKKFRLDCPAALERIREDRPITIRDDKGNTSKCIAEIVSLFITIMDKLRLQINTMDALQPDVKDLADNMSRLSLIPEDFDAKEKVDKWLGTLNDMQASDELTEAQVRQFLFDLESAYADFNKLLHSQ; encoded by the coding sequence ATGCAGGAACAAAGCCCCGAGTTGTACGAGGAGGTCAAACTATTCCGCAATGCTCGCGAACGCGAGAAGTACGATAACATGGCCGATTTGTATGCCATCATAAACACAATACAGCAGCTGGAGAAGGCGTATATCAGAGATTGTATTACGCCGCAGGAATACACAGCAGCGTGCTCCAAGCATTTGGTGCAATACAAGATTGCCTTCAAGCAGGTGCAGTGCGATGAGTTTCCCACTGTCGACACATTTGTGAAGAAGTTCCGCCTGGATTGCCCTGCGGCCCTGGAGCGTATTCGCGAAGATCGTCCGATTACCATACGCGATGACAAGGGCAACACATCGAAGTGCATTGCGGAAATTGTGTCGCTGTTTATCACGATCATGGACAAATTGAGGCTGCAAATCAATACCATGGACGCACTGCAGCCAGATGTCAAGGATCTGGCGGACAATATGAGTCGCTTGTCGCTCATTCCCGAGGACTTTGATGCCAAGGAGAAGGTGGACAAATGGTTAGGCACGCTGAACGATATGCAGGCATCCGATGAGCTGACCGAGGCGCAAGTTCGTCAATTCCTTTTCGATCTAGAGTCGGCCTATGCCGATTTCAACAAGCTACTCCATAGCCAGTAA